One Streptococcus gallolyticus subsp. gallolyticus DSM 16831 DNA window includes the following coding sequences:
- a CDS encoding GBS Bsp-like repeat-containing protein: protein MHLKKNVLRSCLLSPVIIGAFLSSSLVLADENTTISTTAENVQTEQVSSTTENTVADTSVSEAEQATESSSEQPLVEDSDNETTVSENNSSIDSATTDTTDAIVVANESALSETSDNLGANTKAEEVSEDSQTAETSTTTTGAVDEEATEDDNETETLTVNTDTVSEVNTASLTTSLQSTAKKVTSTQTQKSLVEASVSGNTLSVQYNGTITAGESLKFAVWSDNNDQDDLVWYDADASGAAYIDLSNHKDYGIYNIHTYSFKNGQTTGLNAMTVTVARPEVTTNITQTSNGNFTITISNVPDSITSILVPVWSDNNGQDDIKWYSAKQTGTGTYQATVSVANHNSDNGHYSAHIYGQSSITGGLIGLAVTSGFDNVDTRPNATVSVVNYAEDKTTFDVVVTGSSATKTIKSVAIAVWSEDKGQDDLIWYTPTITNNSARVTIDIANHSNTSDIYNVHVYTDYADGTRVGQVLGAYQITKPTPKNDVTATLTSDGIALTLDSNTVTDYSKVKFAVWSDDEGQDDLVWYDASSAGTALASYENHSGYGTYHIHTYSFETGKAVGLNATDIVIEKPNVQTTITKVDDNTYKVTVTNVPIYIKSVSLPVWSTVNGQDDIDWLTATKEDSSTYTGTISLKDHHYDSGDYNVHVYGQSKLGNQFIGLAVTKGFTVTETSATAPTITVSNYDKDSGVLTVTVSETSTSKQLKFIRVAAWSESDQSNLYWYTTSDITNGTASLTVDEKYHDYIKGDYTVHVYVDFSDGTTSGYNLGSYTFNADQPVQQESSYFIDISSHNGVISVSEFLSLKSQGITGVVVKLTEGTSYTNPYASSQISNAQAAGLKVSAYHYSHYETAAEAKAEAQYFVSVAKSLGLSSSTVMVNDMESSEMLNGDINANTQAWKEEMTRLGYSDLVYYTMASWLDIKGGKVSTSTFGMSNFWVAHYVYGYTYLDQETAKSLAYYSSAAAWQYTSVSPKLSHALDENIDYTGRFTW from the coding sequence ATGCATTTGAAAAAGAATGTCCTGCGAAGTTGTCTTTTATCGCCAGTGATTATCGGAGCTTTTCTAAGTTCAAGTTTAGTTTTGGCAGATGAAAATACAACGATTTCTACAACAGCTGAGAATGTTCAGACAGAGCAAGTTTCATCGACGACAGAAAACACTGTTGCAGATACATCTGTATCAGAAGCGGAACAAGCAACGGAATCGTCATCTGAACAGCCACTTGTAGAAGATAGCGATAACGAAACAACGGTTTCTGAAAATAATTCTTCAATAGATTCAGCAACTACAGACACAACAGATGCGATAGTAGTAGCTAACGAGTCAGCATTGTCTGAGACGTCTGATAATCTTGGTGCCAATACAAAAGCAGAAGAAGTCAGCGAGGATTCTCAAACAGCAGAAACAAGCACTACAACTACTGGCGCTGTGGATGAAGAAGCAACGGAAGATGACAATGAGACTGAAACTTTGACCGTGAATACTGATACTGTTTCTGAAGTCAATACAGCAAGTCTTACGACGTCATTGCAATCAACAGCAAAGAAAGTGACTTCAACCCAGACTCAAAAATCATTAGTAGAGGCTTCTGTTTCTGGAAATACGCTTTCCGTTCAATATAATGGAACTATCACAGCAGGAGAATCTCTAAAATTTGCGGTTTGGTCTGACAATAATGACCAAGATGATTTGGTTTGGTATGATGCAGATGCTTCTGGTGCGGCTTATATCGATTTATCAAATCATAAAGATTACGGTATTTACAATATTCACACCTATTCTTTCAAAAATGGTCAAACTACTGGTTTGAATGCTATGACTGTAACGGTGGCACGGCCAGAAGTCACAACAAATATTACACAAACGAGCAATGGCAATTTCACCATTACAATTAGTAATGTGCCTGACAGCATTACTAGTATTTTAGTACCTGTTTGGTCTGATAACAATGGTCAAGATGACATCAAATGGTATTCTGCTAAACAAACTGGGACAGGAACTTATCAAGCTACGGTTTCAGTTGCCAATCATAATAGTGACAATGGTCATTATAGCGCCCATATTTATGGACAAAGCAGTATCACAGGTGGCTTAATTGGTTTGGCAGTAACATCTGGTTTTGATAATGTAGATACTCGTCCTAATGCTACGGTTTCAGTTGTTAATTATGCTGAGGATAAAACAACATTTGATGTCGTTGTCACTGGTAGCTCTGCAACAAAAACAATCAAATCAGTTGCTATCGCTGTCTGGTCAGAGGATAAAGGGCAGGATGATCTTATCTGGTACACACCAACGATTACCAATAATTCTGCGCGTGTAACGATTGACATTGCTAATCATTCTAACACTTCAGATATTTACAATGTTCACGTTTATACTGACTACGCTGATGGTACACGTGTGGGGCAAGTTTTGGGAGCTTATCAAATTACAAAACCAACGCCTAAAAACGATGTGACGGCAACCCTGACAAGTGATGGTATTGCTTTAACATTGGATTCTAATACCGTAACGGATTATAGCAAGGTTAAATTTGCGGTTTGGTCAGATGACGAAGGTCAAGATGATTTGGTTTGGTACGATGCAAGTTCTGCTGGAACAGCTTTAGCATCATATGAAAATCATTCAGGATATGGAACTTATCATATTCACACGTATTCATTTGAAACAGGTAAAGCTGTTGGTTTGAATGCGACAGATATTGTTATTGAAAAGCCAAATGTTCAAACAACTATTACCAAAGTTGATGACAATACCTACAAAGTCACGGTGACAAATGTGCCAATTTATATCAAATCAGTATCTTTACCAGTTTGGAGTACGGTAAACGGACAAGATGATATTGATTGGTTAACTGCGACTAAAGAAGATTCATCAACTTATACTGGTACCATTTCATTGAAAGATCATCATTATGATTCAGGTGACTACAATGTTCACGTTTATGGGCAAAGCAAACTCGGTAATCAGTTTATCGGCTTAGCTGTAACCAAAGGTTTTACAGTCACAGAAACAAGTGCAACAGCACCAACAATAACTGTTTCAAATTATGATAAAGATAGTGGAGTATTGACTGTTACAGTCTCTGAGACAAGCACAAGTAAGCAATTGAAATTCATTCGTGTAGCGGCTTGGTCAGAAAGTGATCAATCTAACCTTTACTGGTACACAACATCAGATATTACTAATGGCACAGCAAGCTTAACAGTAGATGAAAAGTATCATGATTACATCAAAGGTGATTATACGGTGCATGTCTATGTTGATTTTAGTGATGGGACAACATCAGGTTATAATCTAGGTAGCTATACTTTTAATGCAGACCAACCTGTTCAGCAAGAATCATCATATTTCATTGACATCAGTAGTCATAATGGCGTTATTTCAGTTAGTGAATTCCTATCGTTGAAGAGTCAAGGAATTACAGGTGTGGTTGTTAAATTGACAGAAGGAACAAGTTATACCAATCCATATGCAAGTTCTCAAATTAGCAACGCACAAGCAGCTGGTTTGAAAGTTTCAGCTTATCATTATTCACATTATGAAACGGCTGCGGAAGCTAAAGCCGAAGCGCAATACTTTGTTTCGGTTGCAAAATCATTAGGGCTTTCAAGTTCAACAGTTATGGTTAATGATATGGAATCTTCAGAAATGCTAAATGGAGATATTAATGCTAACACGCAAGCTTGGAAAGAAGAAATGACTCGCCTTGGTTATAGTGATTTGGTTTACTATACAATGGCAAGTTGGTTGGATATCAAGGGCGGAAAAGTTAGCACATCAACATTTGGCATGTCTAATTTCTGGGTAGCTCACTATGTTTATGGATACACCTATTTAGACCAAGAAACGGCTAAATCCCTTGCTTATTATTCATCAGCAGCGGCATGGCAATATACAAGTGTATCACCTAAATTATCACATGCTTTAGATGAAAACATTGATTATACTGGTCGCTTCACATGGTAA
- a CDS encoding GBS Bsp-like repeat-containing protein → MSKLKTALLSTVVLGATCLSHPIFADQQGNAIVSKTNFDSASKTFEVTAQQSDNGKAIKGINVAIWSEENGQDDLKWYTNSNVSGGQVKVQFNLANHGNRAGNYITHVYTNYTDGSCSGVALENTKINPKAPQLSVKNGAIQMTTDIYAPSNGQIKYAVWSEENDQDDLRWYEDSGKGITQADLKNHSGYGRYFVHTYLSQGGKMIGINGQDIVINKQEVSYQINKVNDTTYDVLVTNVPEYITSIAVPTWSNANGQDDIKWYTTTKVDNGTYKAKINLANHGYASGDYSVHIYGQNAITNNFEGLKGTSGFRADNVPNQNTTPTPRITTYINETNTYPVGQCTWAVKSLAPWIPNWLGNAGGWATNAKAKGFRTGSTPRVGSIAVWPNDGGGYGHVAYVTDVASNTRIQVKESNYAGNQYIANFRGWFNPLDSFWGGSVTYIYPD, encoded by the coding sequence TTGAGTAAACTTAAAACAGCTTTATTGTCAACAGTTGTACTAGGTGCGACTTGTCTTTCACATCCCATTTTTGCTGATCAGCAAGGGAATGCCATTGTTTCTAAAACTAATTTTGATTCTGCAAGTAAAACATTTGAAGTTACAGCGCAGCAGTCAGATAACGGAAAAGCAATCAAAGGGATTAATGTTGCTATTTGGTCTGAAGAAAATGGTCAAGATGATTTGAAGTGGTACACAAATTCAAATGTATCAGGGGGGCAAGTCAAGGTTCAATTTAATTTAGCAAATCATGGTAATCGTGCAGGAAATTACATCACGCATGTTTATACAAATTACACGGACGGTAGTTGTTCAGGAGTTGCTTTGGAGAATACTAAGATTAACCCGAAAGCACCGCAACTTTCTGTAAAAAATGGTGCTATCCAAATGACAACAGATATTTATGCACCATCAAATGGTCAGATTAAATATGCAGTTTGGTCTGAGGAGAATGATCAAGATGATTTAAGATGGTATGAAGATAGTGGTAAAGGAATTACGCAAGCAGATTTGAAAAATCATAGCGGATATGGAAGATATTTTGTTCATACTTATTTATCTCAAGGTGGGAAAATGATTGGAATTAATGGTCAAGACATTGTCATTAATAAACAAGAAGTTTCGTATCAGATTAACAAAGTTAACGATACAACTTACGATGTATTAGTAACTAATGTGCCAGAATACATTACTTCTATCGCTGTACCTACTTGGTCTAACGCAAATGGTCAAGATGATATAAAATGGTACACTACTACTAAAGTAGATAATGGGACATATAAGGCGAAAATCAATTTAGCAAATCATGGTTATGCATCAGGAGATTATAGTGTCCATATCTATGGTCAAAATGCGATTACTAATAACTTTGAAGGATTGAAAGGAACTTCAGGTTTTAGAGCAGACAATGTTCCAAATCAGAATACTACCCCAACCCCTCGTATCACGACTTACATCAATGAAACGAATACTTACCCTGTTGGTCAGTGTACTTGGGCGGTGAAATCATTAGCGCCATGGATTCCGAATTGGCTTGGAAATGCTGGCGGCTGGGCCACAAATGCCAAAGCTAAGGGATTTAGGACTGGCTCAACGCCACGTGTGGGGTCGATTGCAGTTTGGCCAAATGATGGTGGCGGTTATGGTCACGTAGCTTATGTGACAGATGTAGCAAGTAATACACGTATTCAAGTTAAAGAATCTAATTACGCTGGAAATCAATACATAGCGAATTTCCGTGGTTGGTTTAATCCACTTGATTCATTTTGGGGTGGAAGTGTAACCTATATTTATCCAGATTAA
- a CDS encoding beta-carotene 15,15'-monooxygenase, with product MLKKCHDVIINLLHAWSLLLFTLITLISLFYRTFIPRYSELAEIKQNRLFLLILFLALGIFYFVIANLRKSSAKRIFFLGVLAYTIFAIYLFLSVSGILRNDAVAVYDAARGLNNGDFSYLEINSYLYRFPHQLGLVTYERIILALTGAKNAKIFFLLNFIMIIAINYLNWRITKKLFDNEEISKISIVISFIFLPQFFSILFVYGLVPGLFFSMIAIYCLIAYFEKRQLRFLAGLIIALICATVIRNNYIILVVTISIILILDAINHKAFPSFLGIIVLFTMLSAANTSINSHYKNLSNGSDISGTPHIAWIAMGLDDNSKSPRLPGWYDESIDNVYVENKGDFEKIKILSQYKVKERLDYLTGHPKYAWDFFATKVLSTWTEGLFQSIWSGPAPALNQGVRTFLWKSVYNGKFFYKFFSLFSTAILFLIYFGSLVFLFYLVGSQKVVNSLIFYPYIYFSGGFLFHLIWETKSQYAYPYIVLLFPVAAFGLFKFPQLKKTVLWKRIVQKLRLVLFSLSDTIENAKLNK from the coding sequence ATGTTAAAGAAATGCCATGATGTAATCATCAATTTACTTCATGCTTGGTCACTGCTTTTATTTACGCTAATTACTTTAATTAGTTTATTTTATCGAACTTTTATCCCAAGATATTCAGAATTGGCTGAAATAAAGCAAAATCGCTTGTTTCTTCTAATTCTTTTTCTTGCTCTTGGGATATTTTATTTTGTAATAGCCAATCTAAGAAAGAGTAGTGCAAAAAGGATCTTTTTTCTAGGAGTACTTGCATACACTATTTTTGCTATTTATTTGTTTCTTTCGGTGTCGGGAATTTTAAGAAATGATGCTGTAGCGGTATATGATGCTGCTCGTGGTTTAAATAATGGTGATTTTAGTTATTTGGAAATAAATTCTTATTTGTATCGATTCCCTCATCAATTAGGTTTAGTGACCTATGAAAGAATTATTTTAGCACTTACAGGTGCAAAAAATGCTAAGATTTTCTTTCTTTTGAATTTTATTATGATTATTGCTATTAACTATTTAAACTGGAGAATAACGAAAAAACTCTTTGATAATGAAGAAATTTCAAAAATATCAATTGTAATATCGTTTATATTTTTACCACAGTTTTTTTCGATACTTTTTGTGTATGGATTAGTACCTGGTTTATTTTTTTCCATGATAGCAATATATTGTTTAATCGCTTATTTTGAGAAAAGACAGTTAAGATTTTTGGCTGGCTTAATCATCGCACTCATTTGTGCAACGGTTATTAGAAATAACTATATTATTTTGGTTGTTACGATAAGCATTATTTTAATTCTGGATGCAATTAATCATAAAGCTTTTCCCTCTTTTTTAGGAATAATCGTTTTATTTACAATGCTTTCTGCAGCTAATACCAGTATCAATAGTCACTATAAAAATTTATCAAACGGAAGTGATATTTCTGGCACACCACATATCGCTTGGATTGCAATGGGATTAGATGATAATTCAAAATCTCCTCGCTTACCAGGATGGTACGATGAATCAATAGATAATGTGTATGTAGAAAACAAAGGAGACTTTGAAAAAATTAAAATTTTAAGTCAATATAAGGTTAAAGAACGCTTGGATTATTTAACTGGTCACCCTAAGTATGCATGGGATTTCTTTGCAACAAAAGTTCTTTCAACTTGGACAGAAGGTTTATTTCAAAGTATCTGGTCAGGCCCAGCTCCAGCTCTTAACCAAGGAGTGAGGACTTTTCTTTGGAAAAGTGTATATAATGGAAAGTTTTTCTATAAATTCTTTTCACTTTTTAGTACTGCAATACTGTTTTTGATTTATTTTGGAAGTTTAGTATTTCTATTTTATTTAGTTGGTTCACAAAAAGTAGTAAATTCTCTTATTTTTTATCCATATATTTATTTTTCAGGAGGCTTCCTTTTTCATCTCATTTGGGAAACTAAAAGTCAATACGCTTACCCTTATATTGTATTATTATTTCCCGTCGCTGCATTTGGTCTATTTAAATTTCCACAACTGAAGAAAACAGTTCTTTGGAAGAGAATAGTTCAAAAACTAAGATTAGTTTTATTTTCTTTAAGTGATACTATTGAGAATGCGAAATTAAATAAATAA
- a CDS encoding DUF6287 domain-containing protein: MKKKLRCYLTLLLSLGLLAACSTHSQNNTNQSSSSTTVSSSVKKSTNSSETSTSSTGSSESEEASSTESSPSTEVTLAPINTGAILKADYSTMAGTWQNASGETLTFNDAGLATEGLTADFLDIDQNGILLLDVQTGSKTNVTLYIVPANTSFSSDYLNGQSDNSEVSKDRIISSADISSGDIANKAYYHVSE, from the coding sequence ATGAAAAAGAAATTGAGATGTTACCTAACCTTACTTTTGTCTTTAGGATTGCTAGCGGCGTGTTCTACGCATTCGCAAAATAATACCAATCAGAGTTCTTCGTCAACTACCGTAAGTAGTAGTGTTAAGAAATCGACAAATTCAAGTGAGACAAGTACATCATCAACTGGTTCATCTGAATCAGAAGAAGCATCATCAACAGAAAGTTCACCATCAACAGAAGTTACGTTAGCTCCAATTAATACAGGTGCTATTTTGAAAGCAGACTATTCAACAATGGCTGGAACGTGGCAGAATGCTTCTGGGGAAACTTTGACGTTTAATGATGCAGGATTGGCAACAGAAGGGTTAACGGCTGATTTTCTGGATATTGATCAAAATGGAATCTTACTCTTAGATGTTCAAACAGGGTCAAAAACAAATGTGACACTTTACATTGTACCTGCTAATACTAGCTTTTCTAGTGATTATTTGAACGGACAAAGTGATAATTCTGAGGTATCAAAAGACCGTATTATTTCTTCTGCCGATATTAGTTCTGGAGATATCGCTAACAAAGCTTATTATCATGTATCAGAAT
- a CDS encoding glucosyltransferase domain-containing protein — translation MKNKVNDFVNLNKQKIFIIFVLYCVSACSIGVVNYPYIDDIARRIEGVGNFAAHYSRYLSEFASYIVQGSHHLTDTGLTTFVVSAIILTLTSVVVLYVMFDGEQISWVSAMGSVFIGINPWFLEPISFRFDAPYICLSVLVSVIPFLFFYSKKRNYFLLSIIGIFLMCNSYQGSSGIYIIMLLTLLYRDFLKGVEISELLKKLLISALAYVISMGVYLLETKLNPELALRGDTTSIAPLKDMPAAVFNNLRVYFITLKSQSTNAWLYLAIVLFIMFFVYMTYSSKINKLISSIFGIIYIALGSILSFGVYMFFSTPLADDRPRYEYGFAYFIAIIMILLGSYSSNKVIDYVKGLVVVLLVYYSVSFAFIYASALDNQKEAFEDSAVMLAEDLNDYVTADNQTVYISSMFKDSPAYLNTLKTYPILDDLIPSNSNLYWPNLLWFNTLTNLNVNLVGFDFNTIDMNTLELLESNKLWDIYQLNGEIYVYTK, via the coding sequence ATGAAAAATAAAGTTAATGATTTTGTTAATTTGAATAAGCAAAAAATATTTATAATTTTTGTATTGTATTGCGTTTCTGCTTGTTCAATAGGTGTAGTTAATTATCCTTATATAGATGATATTGCTCGACGTATTGAAGGAGTTGGAAACTTTGCAGCTCATTACTCACGCTATTTAAGTGAATTTGCTTCGTATATCGTTCAAGGAAGTCATCATTTAACAGATACAGGTTTGACCACTTTTGTGGTAAGTGCAATTATTTTAACACTTACAAGCGTAGTCGTTTTATATGTTATGTTTGATGGCGAGCAAATTTCGTGGGTTTCAGCAATGGGTTCAGTTTTTATAGGTATAAATCCATGGTTTTTGGAACCAATTAGTTTTAGATTTGACGCACCTTATATTTGTCTTTCTGTATTGGTATCAGTTATTCCATTTCTTTTCTTTTATTCAAAAAAAAGAAACTATTTTCTTTTATCAATTATTGGAATTTTTTTGATGTGTAATTCTTATCAAGGCTCTTCAGGAATTTATATTATAATGTTATTAACATTACTTTATCGTGATTTTTTGAAGGGCGTTGAGATATCCGAACTCTTAAAAAAACTTTTAATAAGTGCTTTAGCCTATGTGATTTCAATGGGAGTATACCTCTTAGAAACGAAATTGAACCCTGAATTAGCATTACGTGGTGATACAACTAGTATAGCACCTTTGAAGGATATGCCAGCTGCAGTTTTTAATAATCTTAGAGTGTATTTTATAACTTTAAAAAGCCAAAGTACCAATGCTTGGTTATATCTTGCTATTGTATTATTTATAATGTTTTTTGTTTATATGACGTATAGTAGCAAGATTAATAAATTAATATCAAGTATTTTTGGAATTATATATATTGCTCTTGGTTCTATTTTGAGTTTTGGAGTTTATATGTTCTTTTCAACTCCACTTGCAGACGATCGCCCCAGATATGAATATGGTTTTGCATATTTTATTGCTATTATCATGATTCTGTTAGGAAGTTATTCTAGCAATAAGGTGATTGATTATGTTAAAGGTTTAGTAGTAGTTTTATTAGTGTATTACTCTGTATCGTTTGCATTTATATATGCCAGTGCCTTAGATAATCAGAAAGAAGCATTTGAAGATAGTGCAGTTATGTTAGCCGAAGATTTAAATGATTATGTTACAGCTGATAATCAAACAGTATATATTAGTTCAATGTTTAAGGATTCTCCAGCTTATCTTAATACTCTAAAAACATATCCTATACTGGATGATTTAATCCCAAGCAATAGTAATCTTTATTGGCCAAATTTACTGTGGTTTAATACTTTAACAAATTTAAATGTCAATCTAGTTGGTTTTGATTTTAATACAATTGATATGAACACTTTGGAGTTGCTCGAGTCAAATAAATTATGGGATATTTACCAATTGAACGGGGAAATTTATGTCTATACTAAATAA
- a CDS encoding glycosyltransferase family 2 protein: protein MKKLSIVVPCYNEQETIYPFLEETQKVEQKLKNHLVFDYIFVNDGSKDETLNVLRDVASRFPNVHYLSFSRNFGKEAGLLAGLEAADGDLITVMDADLQDPPELLINMYQKILEGYDVVGTRRADRKGEPVIRSFFSKMFYKIINAVSDTEMVDGARDFRLMTRQVVDSILELGEVNRFSKGIFSWVGYDVTYIAYENRERVAGETSWNFWSLLKYSMEGFINFSEAPLNLSLWAGAVSFLASILGILFIIVRKLTIGGSVTGWASLVCIILFIGGIQLLALGIIGKYISKIFLETKKRPVYIVKEKG, encoded by the coding sequence ATGAAAAAACTATCTATCGTTGTTCCTTGTTACAATGAGCAAGAAACAATTTACCCATTTTTGGAAGAAACTCAAAAAGTCGAGCAAAAGTTAAAAAATCATTTGGTATTTGATTATATTTTTGTTAATGACGGTTCAAAAGATGAGACATTAAACGTATTGCGTGATGTTGCAAGTCGTTTTCCTAACGTTCATTATCTATCTTTCTCACGTAACTTTGGGAAAGAAGCAGGGCTTTTGGCAGGGCTTGAGGCTGCTGATGGTGATTTAATCACTGTTATGGATGCGGATTTACAAGATCCACCTGAGCTTTTGATTAATATGTATCAAAAGATTTTAGAGGGCTATGATGTTGTTGGAACACGTCGTGCCGACCGTAAAGGTGAACCTGTTATTCGTTCTTTCTTTTCTAAGATGTTTTATAAAATAATAAATGCTGTTTCAGATACTGAAATGGTAGATGGTGCGCGTGATTTCCGCCTGATGACTAGACAAGTTGTTGATAGCATTTTAGAACTTGGTGAAGTCAATCGTTTTTCAAAGGGAATTTTCTCATGGGTTGGTTACGATGTGACTTACATTGCTTATGAAAATCGTGAGCGTGTCGCTGGTGAAACGTCATGGAACTTTTGGAGTTTATTAAAATACTCAATGGAAGGGTTCATCAACTTTTCTGAAGCGCCATTGAATCTTTCTTTGTGGGCTGGTGCGGTATCATTTTTAGCATCAATTTTAGGAATTTTATTTATTATTGTTCGAAAATTGACTATCGGTGGAAGCGTCACTGGTTGGGCTAGTCTAGTTTGTATCATCTTGTTCATTGGTGGTATCCAACTGCTTGCTCTCGGAATCATTGGAAAATACATTTCCAAAATTTTCCTTGAAACCAAAAAACGCCCAGTTTACATCGTAAAAGAAAAAGGGTAA